The Streptomyces sp. DG1A-41 genomic sequence ATGTCCGCCCACCGCCGTTTCCGCCGCGTCGTCCGCATCGGCCCCGTCCAGGTCGGCACCTACTACGACAGCCGGGGCCGCGAGAAGCACACCGCTGCCTGCACGGCTCCGCGGTGCGGCTTCTCCACCGACTACGACAGCCGCGCCGCCGCCGAGCTGGCC encodes the following:
- a CDS encoding mobile element transfer protein codes for the protein MSAHRRFRRVVRIGPVQVGTYYDSRGREKHTAACTAPRCGFSTDYDSRAAAELAARTHRCRVR